The following proteins are encoded in a genomic region of Corticium candelabrum chromosome 19, ooCorCand1.1, whole genome shotgun sequence:
- the LOC134195057 gene encoding uncharacterized protein LOC134195057, whose protein sequence is MSQTIHTADKLCLSLPYTPPNDVIIGDTIISIEQEHHASGPKCLFLTREQQEQVDEIWEGTAPNSVVAYGDDGQKLRAAELCSLCPNNWVNDKDVVTIPVHLPGHWTIVVLDIKRAEIKYLDSFQPNQTNYTVVARIREFLRCEAAKWKFSVSGKWPCIAGFSLRDFPIQTNKADCGVFICMVIKQLQCHEDTPVVCMLNFLQQHALYQMMRLSYNFKECHMSLARSWIDNIICLKKDSHCSWKLTSTARKTQADNNSDVEIIDDKSTERDSPRSLLQKNDILLVHDDVSDNHTCVTPTRKNLQVVPLSDKHISTHALDSDSIQLHQQVKATDFKGGDTRIKEIDEETLERDLFNTSLLRLWQPLKNGRQKMMMIP, encoded by the exons ATGTCACAGACCATACATACTGCAGAcaaactctgtctgtctttgcccTATACTCCACCAAATGATGTCATAATTGGCGATACAATTATCTCAATTGAACAGGAACACCATGCCAGTGGTCCAAAGTGTCTGTTTTTGACGAGAGAACAACAAGAGCAG GTGGATGAAATCTGGGAAGGCACAGCACCAAACAGTGTTGTTGCCTACGGTGATGATGGCCAGAAGTTGAGAGCTGCAGAATTGTGTAGTCTGTGCCCAAACAACTGGGTGAATGATAAa GACGTTGTTACTATACCAGTTCATCTTCCTGGTCACTGGACAATTGTG GTTCTGGACATCAAGAGAGCTGAAATCAAGTACCTTGATTCATttcaaccaaaccaaaccaattATACAGTTGTAGCACGCATTCG AGAGTTCTTACGATGTGAAGCAGCAAAATGGAAGTTCAGTGTATCAGGCAAGTGGCCTTGCATAGCCGGATTCTCTCTAAGA GATTTCCCAATTCAAACCAATAAAGCAGATTGTGGTGTTTTCATATGTATGGTAATTAAGCAGCTCCAATGCCATGAAGATACACctgttgtctgtatgcttAACTTTCTACAACAGCATGCACTCTATCAAATGATGAGGCTCTCATACAACTTCAAAGAA TGCCACATGTCATTAGCAAGATCATGGATTGACAACATAATTTGTCTCAAGAAAGATTCACACTG CTCTTGGAAACTGACTTCAACTGCAAGgaaaacacaagcagacaacaaca GTGATGTAGAAATTATAGATGACAAATCAACAGAAAGAGATTCGCCAAGAAGTCTGTTGCAGAAGAATG ATATTTTACTTGTACATGATGATGTCAGTGACAATCATACCTG TGTAACACCAACAAGAAAAAATTTACAA GTTGTTCCGCTATCGGATAAACACATCAGTACTCATGCTCTTGATAGTGACAGCATACAGTTACATCAACAAGTAAAAGCTACAGACTTCAAAGGTGGGGACACAAGAATCAAGGAAATCGATGAAGAAACTTTGGAACGTGACCTGTTTAACACTTCTCTATTGCGGTTATGGCAACCTTTGAAGAATGGAAGgcagaagatgatgatgataccaTAG